AAACCCAGTATCATCCGCTTCATTGGCTTAAAAGGACGACTGTAGCAATTCTAAGGCATCGTCTCTATCCTGATTGTGAGTATAGAGGCTGTGAAAAAACATGTCAACCAAAACCGAGCAGAACCTGTCAATCGGCTTTTTCAGTCGGCAGGTTTCGAGAGGGTGAAGAGACACTTCCCTTCCGGGGGCCTGCCCTCGACCAGATCGGGGGGTTGGGGGTGTCCCCCAGATTCCCTTTTTCCCCCATGATTGGGGGCATGGGGGTTGATCAGGATTTCATCAGAGCCTCTTTGATTTGCAGCCGGTGGGCAGCGTATAATGAAAGTGCGCAGGCATTCGGGAACCATTTCATTCCGAGCGGCGATTTATGGCATGGAGAACAAGTAATGAGCGTCATTGATTCGATCGGCAATACTCCGATGGTGGAGTTGACCAATGTATACCAGAACGGACGGGTTCGCATTCTGGCCAAGCTGGAGGGGGGCAATCCCGGGGGCTCAGTGAAGGATCGCACTGCTCTTTACCTGATCAACGACGCCATCCGGTCGGGGAAGCTGGTCGGGGGCAAGACGATTCTTGAGCCTACATCAGGGAACACAGGGATCGCCCTGGCGATGATCGGTGCAGCCATGGGGTACAAGGTGAAGCTGACCATGCCCGAATGCGTCAGTATGGAAAGGCGGCGCACCATCGAGGCTTTCGGGGCCGAGATTGTCCTGACCCCCGGATGTCAGGCTACGGACGGAGCGATCATCCGGGCGCATCAGATCGTGGAAGAAGAGCCGGATCGATACTACATGCCCAACCAGTTCGATAACGAAAGCAATGTTCTGGCTCACTATGAGACAACCGGCCCGGAGATATTCGACCAGACGAATGGCGAAGTGGACGTGTTTGTCGCCGGAATCGGCACATCGGGAACCCTGATGGGGATTTCAAGGTGTCTCAAGGAGAAGAAGCCCTCGGTGCGGATTATTGGGGTCGAACCGACCATTGGGCATACCATCCAGGGGCTCAAGAACCTGGAGGAAGCCATCGTGCCCAAAATCTACCGGCGCAACGCCCTCGATGAGAAAATCACGGTGCAGGATGAAGAGGCCTTTGACACCGCCAGGGTGCTGGCAGCACGGGAGGGGTT
The sequence above is a segment of the Dehalococcoidia bacterium genome. Coding sequences within it:
- a CDS encoding cysteine synthase family protein; its protein translation is MSVIDSIGNTPMVELTNVYQNGRVRILAKLEGGNPGGSVKDRTALYLINDAIRSGKLVGGKTILEPTSGNTGIALAMIGAAMGYKVKLTMPECVSMERRRTIEAFGAEIVLTPGCQATDGAIIRAHQIVEEEPDRYYMPNQFDNESNVLAHYETTGPEIFDQTNGEVDVFVAGIGTSGTLMGISRCLKEKKPSVRIIGVEPTIGHTIQGLKNLEEAIVPKIYRRNALDEKITVQDEEAFDTARVLAAREGLFLGMSSGAAMAGALKIAREMDSGTIVVLFPDRGDRYLSTSLFMSICAKCPP